One Helianthus annuus cultivar XRQ/B chromosome 12, HanXRQr2.0-SUNRISE, whole genome shotgun sequence genomic region harbors:
- the LOC110893716 gene encoding non-heme chloroperoxidase, with product MVGAEIKNMFMSSTTHCASATKTPPNQSSSSPGQPPLTLTSSTRPMAAGESTTTSTNLGTKPKKIIIQNNYGEKLVGLLHETGSKEIVILCHGLQGTKEYSMMAELSFALEKQGISAFRFDFSGNGESEGSFGFANYRKEVDDLHAVIQRFTAANRVVSAIIGHSKGGNAVVLYASLHHDIPIVVNVSGRYKMDRGIEKLLGNDYLERVKKDGFIDIKSQAGKVLFRVTEESLMERLNTDMHEAGPKVDRDCKVLTVHGSADEVIPVEDALAFAKIIPNHELRIIEGANHDYSDHRDELVPIVLDFIKANVHRVL from the exons ATGGTAGGGGCAGAAATCAAAAACATGTTTATGTCATCCACTACACATTGTGCAAGTGCAACCAAAACTCCACCCAATCAATCATCAAGTAGTCCTGGTCAACCACCACTGACTCTCACTAGTAGCACAAGACCAATGGCCGCCGGCGAGTCCACCACCACTTCCACAAACCTAG GGACCAAACCAAAGAAAATAATCATACAAAACAATTACGGTGAAAAACTCGTGGGCTTGTTACATGAAACCGGGTCCAAAGAGATTGTAATCTTGTGCCATGGCCTCCAAGGCACAAAG GAATACAGTATGATGGCAGAGCTCTCTTTTGCGTTGGAGAAACAAGGGATTAGTGCCTTCCGCTTCGATTTTTCAGGAAATGG GGAAAGTGAAGGCTCATTCGGTTTTGCTAACTACCGTAAGGAGGTTGATGACTTACATGCAGTAATTCAACGTTTCACTGCAGCAAATCGTGTTGTTAGTGCTATCATTGGACACAGTAAAG GCGGGAATGCGGTGGTCTTATACGCATCCTTACATCACGATATACCAATAGTCGTCAATGTTTCTGGCCGTTATAAGATGGATCGGGGCATTGAGAAGCTTTTGGGAAATGATTATTTGGAAAGAGTGAAAAAAGATGGCTTTATCGACATCAAATCCCAAGCAG GAAAAGTTTTATTTCGTGTGACCGAAGAAAGCCTGATGGAACGACTGAACACAGACATGCATGAGGCGGGACCTAAAGTTGACCGAGATTGCAAAGTGTTGACCGTTCATGGATCGGCTGATGAAGTCATTCCAGTTGAAGATGCTTTGGCGTTTGCCAAGATTATACCGAACCATGAGTTGCGAATCATTGAAGGTGCTAACCATGATTACAGCGACCACAGAGACGAATTAGTTCCCATTGTTTTGGATTTCATAAAGGCCAATGTGCATAGGGTTCTTTGA